Proteins encoded within one genomic window of Prauserella marina:
- a CDS encoding RecQ family ATP-dependent DNA helicase, whose translation MDTTALRQQAEELLRALAGDGATLREDQWTAIEALVAHHRRALVVQRTGWGKSAVYFLSTALLRLRGAGPTVIISPLLALMRNQIAAAAKAGIHAVTMNSANQQEWEEVQAAIEGGRVDVLLVSPERLNNPDFRDTVLPKLAASAGLLVVDEAHCISDWGHDFRPDYRRLRTLLGELPDGVPVLATTATANNRVVTDVAEQLGIGNRSDTLVLRGPLDRESLRLACVSLDNEAARLAWLTENLDSLPGSGIIYTLTVAAANDITTLLNERGYPVAAYTGKTDPADRQAAEDDLLANRVKALVATSALGMGFDKPDLGFVVHVGAPSSPIAYYQQVGRAGRGVRRAEVILLPGSQDVQIWDYFGSLAFPEENRVGQVLDSLARADRPLSTAAIEPTVELSRSRLEMVLKVLDVDGAVRRVRGGWESTGRPWSYDAERYERVRTARAEEQQAMIDYQATGGCRMEFLRRQLDDPQATACGRCDNCTGDRWETTISAEATEATSRQLSKPGVELAARRQWPTGMATLGIPLSGRIGKDEQAAPGRTVGRLTDVGWGTRLRELVGPHATDDVVPESLLQACVAVLASWDWEQRPVAVVGIGSHTRPRLVQSLAEKLASVGRLDFAGMLDATGPPPRRANSAQRLADLWARLSLPDDLAARARTPTGPVLLVDDLVDTGWTMTLASRMLRNAGVPAVLPFALASTS comes from the coding sequence GTGGACACCACCGCGCTGAGGCAGCAGGCGGAAGAACTGCTGCGCGCGCTCGCCGGCGACGGCGCGACCCTGCGCGAGGATCAGTGGACCGCGATCGAGGCATTGGTCGCACACCACAGGCGAGCCCTCGTCGTACAGCGCACGGGGTGGGGAAAATCGGCGGTCTACTTCCTCTCGACCGCGCTGCTGAGGCTGCGAGGGGCGGGTCCGACCGTGATCATCTCGCCATTGCTCGCGTTGATGCGCAACCAGATCGCCGCGGCGGCGAAGGCGGGTATCCACGCGGTCACCATGAATTCGGCCAATCAGCAGGAATGGGAGGAGGTGCAGGCCGCGATCGAGGGAGGCAGGGTCGACGTCCTGCTGGTGAGCCCCGAGCGACTGAACAACCCGGATTTCCGCGACACCGTTCTGCCGAAGCTCGCCGCGTCGGCCGGGCTGCTCGTCGTCGACGAGGCACACTGCATCTCGGATTGGGGGCACGATTTCCGGCCCGACTACCGGCGACTGCGCACTCTGCTCGGTGAACTGCCCGACGGTGTCCCGGTACTCGCCACCACCGCGACGGCGAACAATCGGGTCGTCACCGACGTCGCCGAACAACTCGGCATCGGCAACAGGTCCGACACACTCGTGCTGCGAGGGCCGCTCGACAGGGAAAGCCTGCGACTTGCGTGTGTGTCACTCGACAACGAGGCGGCACGCCTGGCCTGGCTCACGGAGAACCTCGATTCGCTACCCGGCTCCGGCATCATCTACACGCTGACGGTGGCGGCGGCCAACGACATCACCACGCTGCTGAACGAGCGGGGCTACCCGGTGGCGGCCTACACCGGCAAAACCGACCCAGCCGACCGCCAGGCCGCCGAGGACGACCTGCTCGCCAACCGGGTCAAGGCCCTCGTCGCCACATCGGCACTCGGCATGGGGTTCGACAAACCCGATCTCGGTTTCGTCGTCCATGTCGGCGCGCCCTCTTCCCCGATCGCCTACTACCAGCAGGTGGGTCGCGCCGGCCGTGGGGTGCGGAGAGCCGAGGTCATCTTGCTCCCCGGCTCGCAGGACGTGCAGATCTGGGACTACTTCGGTTCGCTGGCTTTTCCGGAGGAGAACCGCGTCGGCCAGGTACTCGACAGTCTCGCGCGCGCCGACCGTCCACTGTCGACAGCCGCGATCGAGCCGACGGTCGAGTTGTCGCGATCCCGGCTTGAGATGGTACTCAAGGTGCTCGACGTGGACGGCGCGGTCCGGCGCGTGCGCGGCGGCTGGGAATCGACGGGGAGGCCGTGGAGTTACGACGCGGAGCGCTACGAGCGCGTCCGTACGGCGCGGGCCGAGGAACAACAGGCAATGATCGACTACCAGGCGACCGGCGGCTGCCGGATGGAGTTTCTCCGGCGGCAACTCGATGATCCGCAAGCAACGGCGTGCGGGCGCTGCGACAACTGCACCGGAGACCGCTGGGAAACCACGATATCCGCGGAGGCCACCGAGGCGACCAGCAGGCAATTGAGCAAACCGGGAGTCGAACTGGCCGCGCGACGCCAGTGGCCCACCGGTATGGCCACACTCGGCATCCCGCTTTCCGGCCGGATCGGCAAGGACGAACAGGCCGCACCGGGCAGGACGGTAGGCAGGTTGACGGACGTGGGCTGGGGAACACGACTGCGGGAACTCGTAGGTCCACACGCAACGGACGACGTGGTTCCCGAATCCCTGCTGCAAGCCTGTGTCGCCGTACTCGCCTCGTGGGACTGGGAGCAACGACCGGTCGCCGTGGTGGGCATCGGCTCGCACACGCGACCACGGCTCGTCCAGTCACTCGCGGAGAAACTGGCCTCGGTCGGCCGCCTCGACTTCGCCGGGATGCTCGACGCCACCGGGCCACCTCCGCGCAGAGCCAACAGTGCGCAGCGACTCGCCGACCTGTGGGCACGGCTGAGCCTTCCCGACGATCTGGCCGCCCGGGCGCGAACACCGACCGGGCCGGTGCTGCTGGTCGACGATCTCGTGGACACCGGCTGGACAATGACGCTGGCGAGCCGGATGCTGCGCAACGCGGGGGTCCCCGCCGTACTGCCGTTCGCCTTGGCTTCTACTTCGTGA
- the octT gene encoding diglucosylglycerate octanoyltransferase yields the protein MATGPKLLVFGDSLSFHGPGGGCAADDPRLWPNIMAERLGGSAELVAGIGWNARDVWWALTGDPRVWADVRRADAVVFAVGSMDTLPSPLPTYLRVGLRYLRPDRLRRMVRGGYLAAQPHLAVAMRGRPAVLPPKLTVCYLDTAVGALRTLRPDLPIAGWLPSVHRAASYGNVHTARAETAARLAAWSARAAVPLLDLPEVVGEHVLAGHGNADGMHWGWAGHDAVGAAMAALVTPLLGEVGAPTTGTRGQAT from the coding sequence ATGGCCACCGGACCGAAGCTGCTCGTCTTCGGCGACTCGTTGAGCTTCCACGGCCCCGGTGGCGGCTGCGCGGCCGACGATCCGAGGCTGTGGCCCAACATCATGGCCGAGCGCCTGGGCGGCAGCGCCGAATTGGTCGCCGGAATCGGGTGGAACGCGCGGGACGTGTGGTGGGCACTGACCGGCGACCCGCGCGTGTGGGCCGACGTCCGCCGCGCCGACGCGGTCGTCTTCGCCGTCGGCAGTATGGACACGCTGCCCTCGCCGTTGCCGACCTATCTGCGGGTCGGTCTGCGTTATCTGCGGCCCGACCGGCTCCGGCGGATGGTGCGCGGCGGTTACCTCGCGGCTCAGCCGCATCTGGCGGTCGCGATGAGGGGAAGGCCCGCCGTACTGCCTCCGAAGCTCACGGTGTGCTATCTGGACACCGCGGTCGGCGCGTTGCGGACATTGCGGCCCGATCTGCCGATCGCCGGATGGCTGCCTTCCGTGCACCGTGCGGCCTCCTATGGAAACGTGCACACGGCTCGCGCCGAGACGGCGGCGAGGCTGGCCGCGTGGTCGGCCCGGGCGGCCGTTCCGTTGCTCGACCTGCCCGAGGTCGTCGGCGAGCACGTGCTCGCGGGCCACGGCAACGCCGACGGGATGCACTGGGGCTGGGCCGGGCACGACGCGGTCGGAGCCGCCATGGCCGCGCTCGTGACGCCGCTGCTCGGCGAGGTCGGCGCGCCGACGACCGGCACGCGCGGCCAGGCGACGTAG
- a CDS encoding DNA internalization-related competence protein ComEC/Rec2 → MTRLTGTEPCGELRRASGHDFRLVPAAILVWTATLLGLLWHWVATVVCGVLGLVAACALIRRRRRRPSTRDPDWRLPVAGTLIVCGVLVASALAFRIAQAQQHPLREHAQRGGEALVSGTVAERPRLVRAAGYAGRPGGAQSVVVPVDLTEAVVGGIPVRSAGRILLIAPFEEWSRLLPGQDVTASGGLAPSRGGELTVAVTYVRGPPESKGPAPGWQRVAESLRAELRTVSSVLPAEPAGLLPGLIVGDTSGLPERVEEEFLDAGMSHLVAVSGSNLAIVCGAVLLTARALRCGPRTAAAIAGVALIGFVVLVGYEPSVLRAGVMGAVGLLALMLGRRGSALPALGAAVCVLVLYDPAMATTMGFALSVAATAGLVLLAPPWSDAMHRRKVPIGVAQALAVPVAAFLATAPLIAGMAGEVSLVSAVANLLAAPVVAPVTVLGVLAVVLAPLWHGGAELLVQVAGPGVGWLILVAREAASVPGAVMPWPAGWWGGLFALGIAALLVLAIRFRAARMGLALTLTGVLIVFVPVQVVTPGWPPPGWTAVACDVGQGDGVVLATSQPGRAVVVDTGPDPAPLGDCLDRLDIERVPMVVLSHLHADHVGGLSSVFDARSVGAVAVGPGRTPSWAWRRVAAEAARHGVPLLELKAGDRLTWPGLRLDVLGPRYSPASSEDDDGSTINNASLVVKAHTGAGRVLLTGDVELLAQGDLLDAGTDLRAEVLKVPHHGSRYSLPPFLGAVRARIALISVGADNNYGHPSPVTMRTLTSGGALVTRTDTAGDVAVVKDGHDIAIVRRGRSP, encoded by the coding sequence ATGACCCGGCTGACCGGAACGGAGCCGTGCGGCGAGCTGCGCCGTGCCAGCGGACACGATTTCCGTCTGGTTCCCGCGGCGATTCTCGTGTGGACGGCCACGCTGCTCGGCTTGTTGTGGCACTGGGTGGCGACAGTCGTCTGCGGTGTACTCGGCCTCGTCGCCGCTTGTGCGTTGATCCGGCGACGAAGACGAAGGCCGTCCACACGCGACCCGGACTGGCGGTTGCCTGTTGCCGGAACTCTCATCGTGTGCGGGGTACTCGTGGCCTCGGCACTGGCGTTCCGGATCGCGCAGGCTCAGCAGCATCCGTTGCGGGAACACGCGCAACGCGGCGGTGAGGCGCTCGTCAGCGGGACCGTGGCCGAGCGGCCTCGCCTGGTACGCGCGGCCGGATACGCGGGAAGGCCCGGGGGCGCCCAGTCGGTCGTCGTCCCGGTGGATCTGACAGAGGCCGTCGTCGGCGGTATTCCAGTGCGATCGGCGGGCAGGATCCTGTTGATCGCGCCTTTCGAGGAGTGGTCACGACTGCTGCCGGGGCAAGACGTCACCGCGAGCGGGGGTCTCGCGCCCTCGCGCGGTGGTGAACTGACGGTCGCCGTGACCTACGTGCGTGGTCCCCCGGAGTCGAAGGGGCCCGCGCCGGGGTGGCAGCGGGTGGCCGAGTCGCTGAGGGCGGAGCTGCGGACCGTCTCCTCGGTGCTGCCGGCGGAACCGGCGGGCTTGCTGCCCGGGCTGATCGTCGGCGACACCAGTGGCTTGCCGGAGCGCGTCGAGGAGGAGTTTCTGGACGCGGGCATGTCCCATCTCGTCGCGGTGTCCGGTTCGAACCTCGCCATCGTGTGCGGTGCCGTCCTGCTTACCGCGCGTGCGTTGCGCTGCGGGCCCCGGACGGCCGCGGCCATCGCGGGCGTCGCGTTGATCGGTTTCGTCGTCCTCGTCGGCTACGAACCGAGCGTGCTGCGGGCCGGCGTCATGGGTGCGGTGGGCTTGCTGGCACTCATGCTCGGCAGGCGAGGATCGGCGTTACCTGCCCTGGGGGCGGCCGTGTGCGTGCTGGTGCTCTACGACCCGGCCATGGCGACGACCATGGGTTTCGCACTGTCGGTCGCGGCGACGGCCGGCCTCGTGTTGCTGGCACCGCCGTGGTCGGACGCGATGCACCGGCGCAAGGTGCCCATCGGCGTCGCGCAAGCGCTCGCGGTACCGGTGGCGGCGTTTCTGGCGACGGCGCCGCTCATCGCGGGCATGGCCGGAGAGGTCAGCCTGGTGTCGGCGGTGGCGAACCTGCTGGCGGCACCCGTGGTCGCGCCGGTCACCGTGCTGGGGGTGCTCGCCGTCGTGCTGGCTCCGCTCTGGCATGGCGGCGCCGAGCTGCTGGTACAGGTCGCCGGTCCCGGCGTTGGCTGGCTCATCCTCGTGGCGAGGGAGGCGGCGTCAGTCCCCGGTGCGGTGATGCCGTGGCCCGCCGGCTGGTGGGGAGGTCTGTTCGCGCTTGGAATCGCCGCGCTTCTCGTGCTGGCGATCCGTTTCAGGGCCGCTCGGATGGGGCTCGCGCTGACGCTCACCGGCGTGCTGATCGTGTTCGTGCCGGTTCAGGTGGTCACGCCAGGCTGGCCGCCGCCGGGATGGACGGCCGTCGCATGCGACGTCGGTCAGGGCGACGGTGTCGTGCTGGCGACCAGCCAGCCGGGGCGCGCGGTCGTGGTCGACACCGGGCCTGATCCCGCTCCGCTTGGCGATTGCCTCGACCGGCTCGACATCGAACGCGTACCGATGGTGGTGTTGAGCCATCTTCACGCCGACCATGTCGGCGGGCTGTCCTCGGTTTTCGACGCGCGGTCGGTGGGTGCGGTCGCGGTCGGACCTGGCCGGACACCGTCATGGGCCTGGCGTCGGGTGGCCGCCGAAGCGGCCAGGCACGGCGTCCCGCTGCTGGAACTCAAAGCCGGTGACCGGCTCACCTGGCCAGGCTTGCGACTGGACGTCCTCGGACCTCGATATTCACCCGCGAGCAGCGAGGACGACGACGGCTCGACCATCAACAATGCCTCGCTGGTGGTCAAAGCCCACACCGGGGCCGGCAGAGTTCTGCTCACTGGTGACGTGGAACTGCTGGCACAGGGCGACCTGCTGGACGCGGGCACCGATCTGCGTGCCGAGGTGCTGAAGGTGCCGCACCACGGGAGCCGGTACAGCCTGCCGCCGTTCCTCGGAGCGGTGCGAGCACGGATCGCACTGATCAGCGTGGGAGCCGACAACAACTACGGGCATCCGAGCCCGGTCACGATGAGAACACTGACATCCGGAGGTGCACTGGTGACACGAACCGACACGGCGGGGGATGTCGCGGTGGTCAAGGACGGCCACGACATCGCGATTGTCCGAAGAGGACGGTCGCCATGA
- the thrC gene encoding threonine synthase, protein MTAALGTTTKHNVDLGPAVELVSKEEGHRQPLAPEFVSAEDFSPLEVAYDFGRVRREDIESGPRNIWRYKKLLPVPSNVEEIPNTEPGCTRLVRADRLAKALGVKRVWVKDDTGNPTHSFKDRVVAVALAAAREFGFDTLACPSTGNLANAVAAAAARAGWQSVVLVPSSLERAKILTTAVYDGALLAVDGNYDDVNRLATQLAAENESWAFVNVNVRPYYSEGSKTLAYEVAEQLGWRLPEQIVVPIASGSQLTKVDKGFRELSQLDLVDGSPYKVFGAQATGCSPVSAAFRAGHDVVQPVKPDTIARSLAIGNPADGPYVLDTVNRTGGSIEDVTDEEVVEGIRLLARTEGIFTETAGGVTVATAKKLIETGKLDPDAETVLLITGDGLKTLDAIESKVGPKATVPPAADAVREALGR, encoded by the coding sequence ATGACCGCAGCTCTCGGTACGACCACCAAGCACAATGTCGACCTCGGCCCCGCAGTTGAGCTGGTTTCCAAAGAAGAGGGTCACCGCCAGCCACTCGCACCCGAGTTCGTTTCGGCTGAGGACTTCTCCCCCCTTGAGGTCGCCTACGACTTCGGCAGGGTTCGCCGCGAGGACATCGAGTCCGGTCCGCGCAACATCTGGCGTTACAAGAAGCTGCTGCCGGTGCCCTCGAACGTCGAGGAGATCCCCAACACCGAGCCGGGCTGTACCAGGCTGGTGCGTGCCGACCGGCTGGCGAAGGCCCTCGGGGTCAAGCGCGTCTGGGTCAAGGACGACACCGGCAATCCCACTCACTCCTTCAAGGACCGCGTGGTGGCGGTCGCGCTCGCCGCGGCCCGTGAATTCGGCTTCGACACCCTGGCCTGCCCATCGACCGGCAACCTGGCCAACGCCGTCGCCGCCGCGGCGGCACGGGCGGGCTGGCAGTCCGTCGTACTCGTACCCTCCAGCCTCGAACGGGCCAAGATCCTCACGACCGCCGTTTACGACGGCGCGCTGCTCGCCGTCGACGGCAACTACGACGACGTGAACCGCCTCGCCACCCAGCTCGCCGCCGAGAACGAAAGCTGGGCGTTCGTCAACGTCAACGTGCGGCCGTACTACTCCGAGGGCTCCAAGACACTCGCCTACGAGGTGGCCGAACAGCTCGGCTGGCGGCTGCCGGAACAGATCGTGGTTCCCATCGCGTCCGGCTCCCAGCTCACCAAGGTGGACAAGGGTTTCCGGGAACTCAGCCAGCTCGACCTCGTCGACGGGTCGCCGTACAAGGTGTTCGGCGCACAGGCCACTGGCTGTTCGCCGGTGTCAGCGGCGTTCAGGGCGGGCCACGACGTGGTGCAACCGGTGAAGCCGGACACCATCGCCCGCTCGCTCGCGATCGGCAACCCGGCCGACGGCCCGTACGTGCTGGACACGGTCAACCGCACCGGTGGCTCCATCGAGGACGTCACCGACGAGGAGGTCGTCGAGGGCATCCGGCTACTCGCCCGCACCGAAGGCATTTTCACCGAGACGGCGGGCGGCGTCACCGTGGCCACCGCCAAGAAGCTCATCGAAACTGGCAAGCTCGACCCGGACGCCGAGACCGTGCTGCTCATCACCGGCGACGGCCTGAAGACGCTCGACGCCATCGAATCCAAGGTCGGCCCCAAGGCCACCGTTCCCCCCGCCGCCGACGCGGTCCGCGAGGCACTGGGCCGCTGA
- a CDS encoding ComEA family DNA-binding protein, translating into MFEKATTRSSTEDTSDDTADGGAGSVRSQEKASAPSRARLAQLADQVERDNARNDEAPPADRAGRMIERWLPEGALSGPGRRRGVFLATGLVVAAVIVTAVVMLTGSGPASERPPPLPVAQQQAAAVTATTGPSTTDTSDEPMVVSVVGKVAEPGLITVPAGARVADAIRAVGGADKDADLLSVNLARRLSDGEQVYVGVPVPPEVMAAESGPAPPGTGAGQQDTAKIDLNTAGQEQLESLNGVGEVTAQRILDWRARNGRFTAVEQLREVDGIGEKRFAELREQVTLG; encoded by the coding sequence GTGTTCGAGAAAGCCACGACCCGTTCCTCCACAGAGGACACATCAGACGACACCGCGGACGGCGGTGCTGGTTCTGTTCGCTCACAGGAAAAAGCCTCCGCTCCCTCACGTGCTCGCCTCGCGCAACTTGCCGATCAGGTCGAGCGGGACAACGCGCGAAACGACGAAGCGCCACCGGCCGACCGCGCCGGCCGGATGATCGAACGCTGGCTTCCCGAGGGAGCGTTGTCCGGGCCCGGCCGCCGCCGCGGGGTGTTCCTCGCGACCGGTCTCGTCGTGGCCGCGGTGATCGTCACCGCGGTCGTCATGCTGACCGGTTCGGGCCCGGCATCCGAACGTCCGCCCCCGCTGCCGGTTGCTCAGCAGCAGGCGGCCGCCGTCACGGCGACAACGGGACCGTCCACGACGGACACCAGCGACGAGCCGATGGTGGTCAGCGTCGTGGGAAAGGTCGCCGAACCCGGCTTGATCACGGTGCCTGCCGGTGCGAGGGTCGCCGACGCCATCCGGGCTGTCGGGGGAGCCGACAAGGACGCGGACCTGCTGTCGGTCAACCTCGCGCGTCGGCTGAGCGACGGCGAACAGGTGTACGTCGGAGTCCCCGTACCGCCCGAGGTGATGGCGGCGGAATCTGGCCCCGCGCCGCCCGGGACCGGCGCCGGCCAGCAGGACACCGCGAAGATCGATCTGAACACGGCGGGGCAGGAACAACTGGAGAGCCTCAACGGGGTGGGAGAGGTGACCGCGCAACGGATACTCGACTGGCGGGCGCGCAACGGCCGCTTCACCGCCGTGGAGCAACTGCGAGAAGTCGACGGCATCGGCGAGAAACGGTTCGCGGAGCTTCGTGAGCAGGTGACTCTGGGATGA
- the rsfS gene encoding ribosome silencing factor gives MTATAEARDIATAAAHAAVDKKATDVVVLDVSEQLVITDAFVIASAPNERQVGAIVDNVEEKLRIAGHKPVRREGAREGRWVLLDYVDVVVHVQHDEERSFYGLERLWKDCPRIEVEGLGNGQEPGADPDAP, from the coding sequence GTGACAGCGACGGCCGAAGCACGAGACATCGCGACTGCCGCCGCGCACGCAGCAGTGGACAAGAAGGCGACCGACGTGGTCGTGCTCGATGTCTCGGAGCAGCTCGTCATCACCGACGCGTTCGTGATCGCGTCGGCACCCAACGAGCGCCAAGTCGGCGCCATCGTCGACAACGTCGAGGAAAAGCTCCGTATCGCGGGACACAAGCCGGTCCGCAGGGAAGGCGCGAGGGAGGGCCGCTGGGTCCTTCTCGACTACGTCGATGTCGTCGTGCATGTCCAGCACGACGAGGAGCGTTCGTTCTACGGCCTTGAGCGGCTCTGGAAGGACTGCCCCCGCATCGAGGTCGAGGGCCTCGGCAACGGGCAAGAGCCCGGCGCGGATCCGGACGCCCCGTGA
- the nadD gene encoding nicotinate-nucleotide adenylyltransferase: MSSRRIGVMGGTFDPVHHGHLVAASEVQNRFGLDEVIFVPTGQPWQKVDRVVSKAEDRYLMTVIATASNPVFSVSRVDVDREGQTFTVDTLRDLHTEYPDDELFFITGADALEQILTWRDADELFKYAHFIGVTRPGYQLDDHHLPKGKVSLVEVTAMAISSTGVRERVGSGEPVWYLVPDGVVRYIDKRRLYRQET; this comes from the coding sequence ATGTCGTCACGTCGCATCGGTGTCATGGGGGGAACCTTCGACCCTGTGCACCACGGTCACCTCGTCGCCGCGAGCGAGGTGCAGAATCGTTTCGGCCTCGACGAGGTCATCTTCGTGCCGACCGGCCAGCCGTGGCAGAAGGTCGACCGCGTCGTGTCCAAGGCGGAGGACCGCTACCTGATGACGGTCATCGCCACCGCGTCCAACCCGGTCTTCTCGGTCAGCAGGGTCGACGTCGACCGGGAAGGGCAGACCTTCACCGTCGACACCCTGCGCGACCTGCATACCGAGTACCCGGATGACGAACTGTTCTTCATCACCGGTGCCGATGCTCTTGAGCAGATCCTGACCTGGCGGGACGCCGACGAGTTGTTCAAGTACGCGCACTTCATCGGAGTGACACGACCCGGATATCAACTCGACGACCACCATCTGCCGAAAGGCAAGGTCAGCCTGGTCGAGGTCACCGCGATGGCGATCTCCTCGACCGGGGTCAGGGAACGCGTCGGCAGCGGCGAGCCGGTCTGGTACCTGGTTCCCGACGGGGTCGTGCGATACATCGACAAACGGCGGCTGTACCGGCAGGAGACATGA
- a CDS encoding DegV family protein — MPVAVVTDSTAHLPEGFAERHGIRVVPCHVLIDGVAALDGVEVGPAALAEALRQRHIVTTSRPAPSAFASAFRAALADGADTVVSVHLSKRLSGTWESAVLAAQEVGPDRVRVVDSRTTAMGLGFAALHAANVASAGAGGEQVEAAAVAAAERSDTFFVVETLEYLRRGGRIGPAAALLGTALAVKPVLRVEEGEIRPLEKVRTMHRAVARLLDLAARSAGDEAIEVAVHHLASPERAAELATRLEEMLPRSQGCVVSELGAVVGAHTGPGVLGIVVQRPESVPVRR; from the coding sequence GTGCCGGTCGCCGTCGTAACGGACTCCACTGCTCACCTGCCGGAAGGGTTCGCCGAGAGACACGGGATCCGGGTCGTTCCATGTCACGTGCTCATCGACGGGGTCGCGGCACTGGATGGCGTCGAAGTCGGTCCGGCGGCGCTCGCCGAGGCACTGAGGCAGCGGCACATCGTCACGACGTCACGGCCGGCGCCGTCGGCCTTCGCCTCCGCCTTCCGTGCCGCATTGGCTGACGGCGCCGACACGGTGGTGTCGGTCCACCTGTCGAAGCGACTGTCGGGAACCTGGGAATCGGCGGTACTCGCGGCTCAAGAGGTGGGGCCGGACCGGGTGCGGGTCGTCGACTCGAGGACGACCGCGATGGGTCTCGGCTTTGCGGCGCTGCATGCCGCGAACGTGGCGTCGGCGGGAGCGGGCGGTGAGCAAGTCGAGGCGGCGGCCGTCGCCGCGGCGGAACGGTCGGACACGTTCTTCGTGGTCGAGACATTGGAATACCTCCGGCGTGGGGGACGGATCGGTCCAGCGGCCGCGTTGCTGGGCACTGCGCTTGCGGTCAAGCCCGTCCTGCGGGTGGAGGAGGGTGAGATCCGGCCTTTGGAAAAGGTACGCACCATGCATCGCGCCGTCGCGCGGTTGCTGGACCTCGCCGCGCGGTCGGCCGGCGACGAGGCGATCGAGGTCGCTGTGCACCATCTCGCCTCGCCGGAGCGTGCCGCCGAACTCGCGACAAGGCTTGAGGAGATGTTGCCTCGTTCTCAGGGGTGTGTCGTGTCGGAATTGGGTGCGGTGGTCGGTGCGCACACCGGTCCCGGCGTGCTCGGCATTGTCGTGCAGCGGCCGGAATCGGTGCCTGTCCGACGTTAG
- a CDS encoding histidine phosphatase family protein, with protein sequence MSLRRLVLWRHGETDYNAAGRMQGHLDSALTEVGWNQARFAALALARFEPDVVIASDLRRATDTATVLTEAIGVPLRIDKRLRETHLGEWQGLTGAEVDIRSPGDRQRWRTDATWAPPGGETRIDVAERASEVVSDLSQETQEYDTVLLAAHGGLIVALVAHLMTLPVELWPSLGGIGNCHWVELGLRDGGWRLHAYNAGMTG encoded by the coding sequence GTGAGCCTGAGGCGGCTCGTGCTGTGGCGGCACGGCGAGACCGACTACAACGCGGCCGGCCGAATGCAAGGCCACCTCGATTCCGCGTTGACCGAGGTGGGCTGGAACCAAGCCAGGTTCGCCGCACTCGCGCTCGCGCGGTTCGAACCCGACGTCGTCATCGCATCCGATCTGCGCAGGGCAACCGACACGGCGACGGTGCTCACCGAGGCGATCGGGGTTCCGCTGCGCATCGACAAGCGGCTTCGCGAAACCCATCTCGGCGAGTGGCAGGGGCTGACCGGTGCCGAGGTGGACATCCGCTCGCCTGGCGACAGGCAACGCTGGCGCACTGACGCGACCTGGGCACCACCAGGCGGTGAAACCCGGATCGACGTGGCCGAGCGTGCTTCGGAAGTCGTGTCCGACCTGTCGCAGGAGACGCAGGAGTACGACACCGTCCTGCTCGCGGCACACGGCGGGCTGATCGTCGCGCTGGTCGCGCACCTGATGACGCTCCCGGTCGAACTCTGGCCCTCGCTCGGCGGCATCGGCAACTGCCATTGGGTCGAGCTAGGTCTCAGGGACGGCGGATGGCGGCTGCACGCCTACAACGCGGGCATGACCGGCTAG